The segment CTGCCGCCCGACTGGGCATTAACCGCAATACACTCCACAAGAAGCTGAAAGAATACGGCCTGGACGAGTCGGGCGAAGAACCGCCGGCGTAAGCTTGGCCATCGGCGTGCATTTACCCCTCTCCCGTCGAGGGAGAGGGTGGTTCGCGTAGCGAACCGGGTGAGGGTGAAAATGTTGCAAGCCAAAGGACGTAGCCTTGCTCAAATGCCGCTGATCGCTATGCCGATCACGCACCGACGTCTTTACCCTCCCCCTTGCCCCTCCCTGTCAGGGAGGGGTGTTTGCCTTCCCTAGCGCGAAGCGATTGAATTGTTGAGTACAATGTCCTGATTGCTTCGTTGGCCTGCTTCGTCCCCGATTTCCAAGCGTCACGTCGCCCACCCTTCAATCGCACCCATGCTTGCCGGAATCAGCATCACCTGCTTCGCCACCAGCTATGCGGTCGCGCTTGCGCTGGAGATCACCCGGCTCTTCTTTCGTAGCGGGGTGCGCGGCGCGCTGATGATCGGCTTTGCCGGCGCGGGCCTGTTTGCTCACACGCTCTACCTGACCTATCGGGCCCTGCAGGAACCTGCGGCGCCGCTGTCGAGCGAGTTTGACTGGTACTTGCTGGCTGCCTGGTTGCTGACGGCCATCTACCTTTACTTGACTTTCCATCGACAGACGATGTTCGGCGTGTTCTTGCTGCCGCTGGTGCTGGGGCTGATCGGTGTGGCGGCCTGGTCGGCCGATCGCGCGCCGCTGGTCTCTTCACATGCCGCGCGCGTGTGGGGGCAGATTCACGGCGTGTTTCTGTTGGTGGGAACGGTGGCCGTGGCCATCGGTTTTGCCGGCGGCGCC is part of the Planctomycetota bacterium genome and harbors:
- the ccsA gene encoding cytochrome c biogenesis protein CcsA, which encodes MLAGISITCFATSYAVALALEITRLFFRSGVRGALMIGFAGAGLFAHTLYLTYRALQEPAAPLSSEFDWYLLAAWLLTAIYLYLTFHRQTMFGVFLLPLVLGLIGVAAWSADRAPLVSSHAARVWGQIHGVFLLVGTVAVAIGFAGGAMCLVQANRLKHKRSLSEGLRLPSLEWLERLNSRAIWISVVMIGLGFLSGVVLNLVNHRLEISRLPWTDPIIWSSALLLGWVIVAAGFSSLYRPARTGRKVAYLTTVSFVFLLLMVLVRVLLPSQHGNLKPEPSTPTAAQEARS